Genomic segment of Terriglobia bacterium:
TCGCCGATCACATTCATGACGCGTCCCAGCGTGCCCCTGCCCACCGGCACGCGGATGGGGCCGCCGAGGTCGATGGCCTTCATGCCGCGCACCATGCCGTCGGTGGGCAGCATGGCGACGCAGCGGACGCGGCCCTCGCCGAGGTGCTGCTGGACTTCCAGGATGACGTCAATCGGCGCCGGCACGTTGAAGCCCTCGCTGACCACGCGCAATGCTTCGTAGATGGGCGGTAGCGTGGCTTCGCCGAACTGCACGTCCACCGCCGGCCCGGCAACTTGAATCACTTTTCCGAAGTTTTCTGACATATGAATTCTTTGCTCTGAGTTATCAGCTTTCAGCTATCAGCTTGTGCTCCCGCCGGTTTGGCTGAGAGCTGAAAGCTGATGGCTGACAGCTTTAGCGCCGCTCACGATCTCGATAATCTCTTTCGTAATCTTCGCCTGGCGCGCACGGTTCATCGCCAGGGTCAGCTTGTCTATCATCTCGTCGGCGTTGTTGGAGGCCGATTCCATGGCGGTCATGCGGGCCGCGTGTTCGGCCGCGATGGACTCCAGCATCGAGCGGTAAATCTGCACCGCGACATACTTCGGCAGCAGGTCGCGGAACAGCTCGCTGGGCGGTTGCTCGTAAAGGTAATCCACCAGCGCGGCGGCGAAGGCCGCGGCACGGCG
This window contains:
- a CDS encoding F0F1 ATP synthase subunit gamma, whose translation is GPVQTVGEHIGVLGKLSFEYVRDFSEGVIDRYTKGEIDSVYVIYNEFKSVIAQRLVVEKVLPIEEIGEQTVAQAEEVSKEEREKRAAAATAAGVSLGEADTREIDRRAAAFAAALVDYLYEQPPSELFRDLLPKYVAVQIYRSMLESIAAEHAARMTAMESASNNADEMIDKLTLAMNRARQAKITKEIIEIVSGAKAVSHQLSALSQTGGSTS